From the genome of Thermoleophilia bacterium:
CGGCCAGGCCCTCTTCATCCTCACGCCGTGAAGTTGCTGGTGGCCAACCGAGGCGAGATCGCCGTCCGGATCATCCGCACGGCACGTGAACTCGGTATCCCCACCGTGGCGGTGTACTCCACGGCCGACGCGCACAGCGTGGCCGTGGAGATGGCCGACGAGGCCGTCTGTATCGGCCCGCCGGCGGCCCGTGACTCGTACCTCGACATCCGGAACGTGATCGGCGCCGCCGAGGTGACCGGGTGCGACGCCGTGCATCCCGGGTACGGGTTCCTCGCCGAGAACGCCGAGTTCGCCACCGAGTGTGCCCGAAACGGCATCCGGTTCGTGGGTCCCGCCCCCGCCGTGATGCAGCGCATGGGGGACAAGATCGAGGCCAAGCGGGCGGCCACCCACGCCGGGCTGCCGGTTCTCGGGGGATCGGATGGCCCCGTCTCGGATGTCGCCATCGCCCGTGCCGCAGCGTCGGCCGCCGGGTACCCCATCCTGCTGAAGGCGTCCGCGGGCGGTGGGGGGCGTGGCATGCGCCGTGTGGATTCGCCCAACGAGTTGGACGCGGCGTTCGCGACGGCGTCCATGGAAGCTCTTGCCGCGTTCGGTGATGGGTCGCTCTACGTGGAGAAGCTTCTGGAGGGCGCACGGCACGTGGAGGTGCAGGTGCTGGCCGACGGCTTCGGCGGCGTGCTCATCTGCGGGGACCGCGAGTGCTCGATTCAACGCCGCCACCAGAAGGTGGTTGAGGAGGGACCGGCACCTAACCTGCTCGACTCCACGCGTGACGGGCTGCACACGGCCGCTGAGCAGGCCTGTCGCGCCTGGGACTACACATCGGCCGGAACACTCGAGTTCCTGGTCGATGCCGCGGGCGATTTCTACTTCCTCGAACTCAACGCCCGGCTCCAAGTGGAGCATCCGGTCACCGAACTGGTCAGCGGGCTCGACATCGTGGCCGAGCAACTCCGCGTCGCCGACGGCCAGGTTCTCTCGCACACCGGGCGCATCGACCCCTACGGGCACGCCATCGAGTGCCGCGTGAATGCTGAGGACCCGGCGTTCGACTTCCGCCCGGCCGCGGGTCGCCTCGGCGAGTTTCGCTTGGCCTCGGGTCCCGGGGTGCGGGTGGACACGTTCTGCCGCGCGGGTGGCTACGTGTCGCCGTACTACGACTCGCTCCTCGCGAAACTCTGCGTGTGGGCTCCCGATCGCCCGCGTGCCGTGGCGCGTATGCGTCGGGCTCTTGACGAGACCGTGGTGACGGGCGTCCCGACCACACTGCCACTACTCGCCGAGATCTCGCGTGATCCGGTGTTCGGGTCGGGTAGCTACACCACGGCCTTCTTGGTGGAGCGGGCCGAGTTCCTCCCGTCGCTCGGTGGCGGCGCGGCCCAGTGACGCCCGCGATCTCCCGCCGAGAGGCCCGCCGTCAGGCCGTGATCCTCCTGTACCAGCGTGACGTCACCGGACTGCCGGTGCCGGAACTGGCGGCGAATGCGCTTCGCAGTGGGGAGTTCGCGGGCGATCCGTGGACGGACGACGTCGTGAGTGCCGTGGATACGGGTCGTGACGACATCGACCGGCGCATCAGCGCGGCCGCCACGGGGTGGACCACGGATCGCATTGCCCCGTTGGAGCGAAACATCCTGCGTGTGGCCACCCTCGAGATCGTGCGTGCCGAGGTGCCGGTGGCCGTGGCCATCGACGAGGCGGTGGAGATGGCGAAGAAGTGGTGCGGCGCCGAGACCCCCGCGTTCGTCAACGGCGTGCTGGGTCGGGTGGCGCGGGACGCAGGCGAGGCAGCGGCATGACCGCCCGCGCCGATCTCGTGCGCGCAACCGTGCAGCTCGGCGAACTTGCCAGGCTCATCGGTGAGGCCACCGACCGTCCGGTGACCGAGGTGGAGAAGTTGGCCCGACAGGCCGCGGAGATCTCCGCGGCCGTGATGGAGATCATCCCCCGAGCGATCGCCGAGGCCGAGGACGAGGCGCGTGGCGGTGCGGTCGCATCCGATGTTCCGGATGATTCTCAGTCGGACGTTTTCGCGGACGACCAGTCGGAGCCGTCGCCCGGCGCCTGACGGTGCCAGTGTGGTGACAGCGGCACCCCCACACGCCTTCGCTGGGCACGGCGACCGGGACGATGTCCACCACGTCCCCCCGGGGTGCATGGCTCTGGTTCGGGTGAGTGAACCGGCGGGGGGGCACGCACCACTTCCGTTCACGCCGACTACGTGCGCACGGACCTCCGTCGTAGTCAGGTAATCGTGGTCGGTTCCCACCCGGAGTGATGACGTGCTCGCCGTCCGGGCGACGGGCCAGCGGTTGTCCGATTCGCCCCCCGTGGCGGCACTGGTCCATGACGACGGTTGTGACGCGGACGGAGCGGAGGTGATCGTACGACGGGGGCGGTCTTCGATACCGAGCCCTTCGGTCCGCACGGCCGGGGGCGGCGGGACGATGCGCCCTACAATCGCAGGAGTGACGAATCCCTCAGTTCCCTATCCGATCCTCGCCAGCCTCGACGGCCCCGCGGCGCTTCACGACATGGACGACGTCGAGCGCGCGGCCCTCGCGGAGGAGAT
Proteins encoded in this window:
- a CDS encoding acetyl-CoA carboxylase biotin carboxylase subunit, whose translation is MKLLVANRGEIAVRIIRTARELGIPTVAVYSTADAHSVAVEMADEAVCIGPPAARDSYLDIRNVIGAAEVTGCDAVHPGYGFLAENAEFATECARNGIRFVGPAPAVMQRMGDKIEAKRAATHAGLPVLGGSDGPVSDVAIARAAASAAGYPILLKASAGGGGRGMRRVDSPNELDAAFATASMEALAAFGDGSLYVEKLLEGARHVEVQVLADGFGGVLICGDRECSIQRRHQKVVEEGPAPNLLDSTRDGLHTAAEQACRAWDYTSAGTLEFLVDAAGDFYFLELNARLQVEHPVTELVSGLDIVAEQLRVADGQVLSHTGRIDPYGHAIECRVNAEDPAFDFRPAAGRLGEFRLASGPGVRVDTFCRAGGYVSPYYDSLLAKLCVWAPDRPRAVARMRRALDETVVTGVPTTLPLLAEISRDPVFGSGSYTTAFLVERAEFLPSLGGGAAQ
- the nusB gene encoding transcription antitermination factor NusB; translation: MTPAISRREARRQAVILLYQRDVTGLPVPELAANALRSGEFAGDPWTDDVVSAVDTGRDDIDRRISAAATGWTTDRIAPLERNILRVATLEIVRAEVPVAVAIDEAVEMAKKWCGAETPAFVNGVLGRVARDAGEAAA